One stretch of Euphorbia lathyris chromosome 7, ddEupLath1.1, whole genome shotgun sequence DNA includes these proteins:
- the LOC136201384 gene encoding uncharacterized protein: MKKSLKSYAQVVSDQGASEEEEEPVESFDPNSAESTDQGSSKDLNVFENQISENRPNFPEAGMESSNVNNHNDNPGLVLVSSVLNGSNYISWKRSMMLALNAKKKTDFILKNDEPQDKDSEAYLKWKQIDDLVFSWILNALSKDLAEVFLHATSSRKLWNEIALRYEKSNGPLVFRLRREIAGISQGTMSLVEFFNKIKRMWDEYDVIKPTKTCKCEESRKLALEQKEEEQLMQFLSGLNAEFNHVRNQILIMDPLPSVGKAFSMLLTIEDQRSNDTETVTDFVNMSFGGNSRNFGNRGNNANNFKRQGYAGNIGGGNTSNSSNSGGSSNSGGSGGNAGGSKNSASGKSKEEKWCSYCRKGGHERNECFRIKGYPDWFKGKRIEGPAKHQANMMNEQQNPIEEDSDLEIEGYKTDAVKLMIQQEVQRIMRGKAPQDNSHQEFSAFVGACSGPGMF, encoded by the exons ATGAAAAAAAGCTTGAAATCATATGCACAAGTTGTAAGCGATCAAGGTGCaagcgaagaagaagaagaaccagtaGAAAGTTTCGATCCAAATTCTGCAGAAAGTACAGATCAAGGATCAAGCAAGGATCTGAACGTGTTCGAAAATCAAATTTCAGAGAATCGACCTAATTTTCCAGAAGCAGGTATGGAGTCCAGTAATGTGAATAATCACAATGATAATCCAGGATTAGTGTTAGtaagttctgtattgaatggAAGTAACTACATATCTTGGAAACGATCGATGATGTTAGCGTTAAATGCTAAGAAGAAAACTGATTTTATACTGAAAAATGATGAACCTCAGGATAAAGACTCAGAAGCATATCTAAAATGGAAACAAATTGATGATTTAGTGTTTTCATGGATATTAAATGCTTTATCTAAGGATTTAGCTGAAGTTTTTCTACATGCTACTTCTTCAAGAAAATTGTGGAATGAAATAGCATTACGATATGAGAAGAGTAATGGTCCTTTGGTTTTTAGATTGAGGAGAGAAATTGCAGGTATATCACAGGGAACTATGAGTCTGGTTGAGTTTTTTAACAAGATTAAAAGAATGTGGGATGAATATGATGTTATTAAGCCAACTAAGACCTGTAAGTGTGAAGAATCTAGAAAATTGGCTCTAGAACAAAAGGAAGAAGAGCAATTGATGCAGTTTTTATCAGGGCTCAATGCTGAGTTTAACCATGTGAGAAACCAAATTCTCATCATGGATCCTCTTCCATCTGTTGGCAAAGCATTCTCAATGCTTCTAACAATCGAAGATCAAAGAAGCAATGATACTGAGACTGTCACAGACTTTGTAAATATGTCTTTTGGGGGAAACAGTAGAAATTTTGGAAATAGAGGCAATAATGCTAACAATTTCAAAAGGCAAGGATATGCAGGAAATATAGGAGGAGGAAATACAAGTAATTCAAGCAATTCTGGTGGTTCAAGCAATTCTGGTGGTTCAGGAGGTAATGCAGGGGGATCTAAAAATTCTGCATCAGGCAAGTCTAAGGAGGAGAAATGGTGCTCATATTGTAGAAAAGGGGGTCATGAAAGAAATGAGTGCTTCAGAATTAAGGGGTATCCAGACTGGTTCAAAGGAAAAAGAATTGAAGGACCAGCCAAACATCAAGCAAATATGATGAATGAGCAGCAAAATCCAATTGAAGAGGACTCAGACTTGGAAATTGAAGGGTACAAAACTGATGCAGTGAAGCTGATGATACAGCAAGAAGTTCAAAGAATCATGCGAGGCAAAGCTCCACAAGATAATTCTCATCAAGAATTTTCTGCTTTTGTTGGTGCATGCTCAG GACCAGGCATGTTCTAA